The DNA segment CCTGGATCGTGAGGTAAACGCCGTCGGAGTGCAGCTTCTTCAAGGTCTCTTCCAGGCCCTTTTCCCCTACCATAGACTCGATATCGCCGAACGAATACCCCGCATGATCCAGCAATGCCTTGTATGGACTCCGCGGATTGCGGAAAACGCATTTCTCCAGCATGGAGAGGAAATTCTTCTCGCGCTTTTCGACTCCCTCCCTTATGATCTCCATGCTTCGATCGAACGACATGGGGCTTTTCAGCACTTTCCTCAGAATCGCCGTGCTTGTCCGGTAATGTTGAAGCATCCCCGACATTTTTCCGAAAAGACCCGTCCCCGTTCCGCTCATGACAGCCTCGAGATCACGGCGCGGACTTTCCCCGAAGGCTCTCTCGGTATATCGTCCACCTCCCTGCAGACGATCCCGATTCCGTTACCGAGTATTTCCTTGAGTTTTTCCTCCACTCGAACCGCCGTATCGGGCTTGAAGCCTTTCCCCGCAGAAATCCATGCCACCACGGAATCGGCGTTTTCCTGTATCACCCGGAATTGCCGGATGCCTGGTATGTGGTCCAAAGTTCCGGTGACCATCATCGGTGAGATTCTCCTCCCCCCCTTGAGCACGATGAAATCCTCGTCCCTTCCTTCGATTATCTCCATAAGCGGAAGCGCCCGGCCGCACCCGCAGGTCTTGTCCGACGGGACTCCGAGATCCCCGATCCGGTACCGGATGAACGGCATCGCATAAGAATGAAGGTTGGTGATCACGACATCTCCCCTCTGGCCCGGCATCACATGCCGGTTGTCCTTGACGAATTCAACCACCAGCGTGTCCACGTTTATGTGGTATCCATTGTGCTTTTCGCATTCCCAGGCGATATTTCCGCATTCCCTCGCGGCGTAACGGTCGAACGGCATCACGCCGAAAGCGGCGGCGATTCTCTTCCTGTCCTTCGCATGAAGGACCTCTGCGGCCGTCGAAACGACGGCAGGGCGTATTCCGTTTCTCGGCCCTCTTTCGGCGACAAGCCGTGCTACTTGCCCGAGGCTGGACGGATAACCGTGTATGAAATCGGGACGCGCATCCGCAAGCATCCGCATCTGCTCCTCGGGTTCGAGGAAGCAGGAAATATTCACCGACCTCGCCAGGCCGAGAGACTGGTACCATCGCCTCCTCGTGTCGAAACTGTGGGGGTCGAGGATGAAGGCCCGCTTGTGAAGGAACGAAAGCCCGTTTTCGAGAAATGAGCGAAGGTATACGAGGTCGATGCACTCGTAATCTTCCCGGGTCAGGTAAATATGGGTCGGCATGCCGGTCGATCCGCTCGTGAAGACCGCCAGGCAACGCTTCGGATCGACGTTCGCCGCCAGGACTTCCTTCCTGTCAAGCGACCGCATAACTTTCTTTTCGGTGATGGGAACTCTCGCGAGGTCCTCGACGGATTGCACGTCATCGGGCTTGATGCCCGCTTCGCGAAACAGATTCCTGTAGTACGGCACGTTTTCGCAGGCATGGCGGATCAGGGCATTGAGCTTTCGCCGCTGGATTTCCTGGAGTTGGGGCATTCCGAGCCCGACGTTTTCCCTCAACTTCTTCAGCTTGATTATGGAGTCGATCACCATACGGCAAGTCCGCAGCGGACAAAGCTCCCTTCAGGCCTTGCCCGGTTTCTTCACGACTTTGAAAAGAACGCCCACGGGAACGAAATCGTACTCGTCGCGAAGTTCCCTTACCCGGTAATAATATTTTTCCATCGATGCAAGGTAGATATCCCTGGTCCCGTAATTACCGGCCACCGTCGTTTCGGGGGTTCTTTTCGCGAACGATCCGGAAGGCAGCACCTTGACGTCGTTTCCCATCCCTCTTATTTCCTGGCAGTACCGCAACACCGTGAAGAGGGTGTGATCCGCGATGATGATCGCGCCGGGACCGGCCGTTTTCAGCGCTTCATCCGCGTATCGCACCGCGCCGGTGTATCCCCTTTTCCCCGGGTAAAGGAAAAATTCCTCGTTGTCCCTGTAGGGGATGCTCCTTGCGTGCAGAAGATCGACTGACAGCTTTTTTGAAGCGTATGGCGCCACGCTGTAAAGGAATATCGGCAACGCAACGATCAGGAACAACATTACGGCGCAGACCGGCTTGCCGGGATATCCCTTCCTGCGGAAATAATCCGCCAACGCGGCAAATCCGCAGCCGATGAAGATGGAAAACACCGCGTAGTCCGGGATGTAGAACGTGTACTTGGTGGTGCGCGCCGCTCCCGGTCCGAAGGTCAGAAAAAACGCCATGTTGATCAGGATCAGGAGGGACAACAGCAGTCCGGCGTCACGATTTTTCCTGAACACGGCGGTGATGCCGAACGCGCCAAGCGCGATTCCCGCCAGCGGGAACTGGTAGAAAAGGTAGGCAAGATACATGAGAAAGTCGTGGAACACCTTCAAGGATACCGTGAACATCGCCTTCTTGTGCGCCCCTCCGGCCGCGGCATTCGCCACGGCGGCGGCCTGCCTTCCGGCGATCAATTTTCCGATGAGGAGATGGATCATCAGGGCATTACCGATGAGGAAGGAAAGGATCGTGAAACCCGCGGTCCTGATCGAGAGAAGGACCCTGCGGTCCGTAAGCGCGATGAAAACGAAAAAACCGACTATCGAAAGCGCCATGATCAAATGGTTGGCCAACCCGAGCCCGAAAAGGAACGCCGCGGCGTACAGCAGGGAATGCTTTTCCGGCATCCTCCTCCATTTCAGCAGGACCAGCACGATGGCGGTTATGAAAAATGCATTCAAATCGTAGACTTCCGTTATCACCGCGTGGAGCCAGAATGCGTGCGAAACGGCAAGGGACGAAGCCCCGGCGATCGAAGCCGCAACCGACCCCGTCAATTCGAAAACGACGAGATACACCATGGAAACGGCAAGCGACGCCGTGACGGCCGTGAGCAGGTTCAGGCTGTACGCCGGCTCGAACGGAAGAAAAGAGAACAACCGCCCGAGAATGACGAACAGGGGATGGGAATCGGCGGAAATATCGAGATGCAACCTTTTCGCATGAATCGCAAACTCGGCGCTGTCGCCCCATATGACCGTGGGGGCGAGCGTCGCAAGATAGAAAAGGAACGACAGGGCGAAAACGAGCCCGGCCGCGGCATGCGGGCGGAGATGCGGGGCGGGGGCAGGGCTCCCTGTATACGGCGTGCCCTTCAACAGGCAAGCCCCTTTTCCAGGAACGTTTCTATCATCCTCTCGTTGCACTTTTCGGCCTGTGATTTCATCAAGGCGAGCTTCTCCGAAAGAATATCCCGCCGGCCCGGGGATTCGGAAAGCAGGTCGCTCGCGGCCCCGACAAGCGCATTCCTGTCAAGCCTTCGGACGTCGAAAAGGTACTTCTCCCTCCCCACCCGGTACATGAGGTTCCTGATCTTCGTCTCTTCCTCGTAGGTCATTGCAATGACCGGAACGGCGGCGGCAAGCCCCATGATCACGCCGTGCAGCCTCATGCTTATCACCAGGTCCATCTTCCTGATCACGCCGAGCAATTCCGGCGGGCTCAGATCCATCGGCAGGATGGATACGCGGCTTTCCATCCGCGCGGCAAGCCTTTTCGACGCGGCGACATCGACCGTATCCTTGTCTCCGCTCCTGCCCGTCCAGCCGTCCCTGTACGCTCCCATGGGAAGCATCACGATGCGGGCGTTCGATTCCCGCGCGACGGCGTCCAGGACCTCCGCCAGGACCGCCTTGTTCGAGTCATCCCATGGAAGCAGTTCCTGTACGCAAACACCGACGAAACGCTGATCGGCATTCCCTTCGATATTCTTTACCGCCTGCAGGGTCTTTTCGTTCCAGGCCGGCTCCAGAAGGAAAACGGGGTCGGCGGAAACGAGGATCTCCTTCGTCACGCCGAACGCGCGAAGAAGGGATTCCGACTCCTCGTCCCTGACGGAAACGAAATCGGCCGCGTTCGCCGCATACCGGCAGAGCTTTCCGCTCCACGTTGCCCTGACCGGCCCGATACCGACACAGTAAAGCGCAAGAAGTTTCTTCTTGATCCTGGACAGGAACGCCATGGCCGCGAAAAACGGTATGGGATAGCGGTTGTAGATGTCCTGGAATATTCCCCCTCCTCCGATAATCACCAGGTCCGCCTCGTTGAATGCCCGGTTGATCCCGGAAAAATCCGATTTCCCGGCTTTGCTTTTCGACCCCATTCTCAGAATTTTCTTTACCTCGGGCATGCCTGCGGTGATCTTCCGCGTTTTTTCCGGATCGAAGGAAAGGATGTGAAACTCGGGTTCCCTGATCCGCGATCGGAGGAAGAGCAATTCCGAAACCAGTATGGCTTCGTCTCCGGCGTTTCCCGCGCCGAACCATCCGATCAGGAATATCTTCAACCCGGCTCCGTCCGGAACTCCTTCTTCGCCTTTTCGAGCAATTCCGGGGCAGCGAAAAGATCCATGGCGGTCTGCGCCATGATTTCCGCCCCCAGCATCATGACCCGGAAACCTTCCTCGGAATTGGATGCATGCAGAAATTCCCGCGTGTGGGGAAAAATCCTGTCCCCAAGGCGCACGGCAAGCTCGCATGAAGGCACGACCCTCGACACGTTTCCGAAATCGGTCGACCCCCTCCCCTTTTTCCTGCCTTCGATGCGGAGGCCGGCCCTCTCCAGGTTCCGGGATACGGCTTCCGCAATCGTGGCGTTGCTTCTCATCGATTCGTAAAGGTTGTTGAAGACATTTATATTCAATGTGGCGCCCGTTGCCATGGCCGCGCCCTGCGCGCATCTCTTCACCTTATCAACGGTGTCCTTCAACGCCTCGCTGTTGGAGGAACGTATGAAAAAGCGGGCGGCTGCGCGTTCCGGGACGATATTCGGAGCATCTCCTCCATGTGTCACGATCCCGTGGATCCGTATGTCGTCCCTGACGTGCTGCCTCAAGGCGTTGACGGCGTTGAAGGTCTGAAGGACGCCATCCAGGGCGTTGATGCCGTCCCATGGATTCCCCGCCGCATGGACCGCCTTCCCAAGGAATTCGAACTCGAGGCCTATCAGGGCGGTTGTTTCCCCACCCACCGTGGTAAGTGGCATCGGGTGAAAACATATAGCCGCGTCGATCCCGTCGAAGCATCCGCTTTCCACCAGTTTCACCTTCCCGCCCGCACCGTCGACCCCGGCTTCTTCCGCCGGACACCCGACTACGGCGATCCGTCCCCGCAGTTCACCGAACACCTTGCTCAATCCGACGGCCGCTCCCGCGCCTGCCGTACCGATGAGATTGTGCGCGCACCCGTGTCCAAGACCGGAAAGCGCGTCATATTCCGCGATAAAAGCCACCGTGGGACCCGCCGAATGTTCCGGATAGCATGCGATGAAAGCGGTCTCCATACCCGCGATTCCACGCGTGACATCGAATCCGTTCCGCACCAGGAGATCGACGAGCTTCTTCGAAGACTCGTACTCCTTGTAGCCGATTTCGGGATTTTCATGGATCGACCGGGCGATCTCCACCATTTCTTCCCGCAACCGCCCTATTTCCACGCTCAAACGATCTTTCATTTCATGATGGCGATTCGTCACGATGGGCCTTTCCGGAGTCCATCCTCCGCAGGCGCATCCGGATAGCCGTCAAGCGAAGCGTGGAGAAGTTCGTGGAATTCCCCTTCCAGCCGTTCGGAGTTCTTCCTGAGAGCCTCCACATCTTCGTCCGTTGCCCAGCGAAAACCTTCCTCGGGGGTTATTTCCGCCAAACGGATCGCTCCTCCCACGGTCTTTTCCGACTTCATCGTAGCGTTGAGCAGCAAAACAGCCAGCTCTTTCATCTTTTCCAGCCGGGCATCCCTTATATAGAGCCTTTGGAGAAAAAACCGCGCGATGTGCCATTGACCCGCCAACAGGCAGCCATGCCGCATGTTCTCATCAAGGAAGCCCGGGCTTTGGAAATTGACTATGACGGGCTCGGCCGATCCCTTGCCGTATCCTGCGAGAACGAATCCGACGTCCTTGTCTTGCCTGTGATTACCCGGGTTCTCCCTGCTCCATTTTTCGCTTTCCCGTTTGAAAACCGCCCTGCATTCCTCCAGAAGCCCCTCCTGCGACGCCGCCAGCGACGCGTTCGCCTCGATCCGGTCCCGGAGGGCGCCGATTCCAGCGGATCCGATGTTCGAATTACCGTACGTCTGGACTCCCCAATCGCGATCAAGGCGGATAAATTTCACGGAATTGTCCTGGACCTTCGGTCCTTCCAGCGTATAACCTTCCGTTACCCGGCTGTCGGCAGCCATGACCAGTCCGTAGGCCGCCTTGAGAGCCACCGTCAGGGACAATCCGTTGCCTCCCTAACCCTTGTCGAAGCCGATCCATCGGACGAACTCGCCGATGTCGTCACGCGACGATTTGTACCTGCTCATGGGATTGTACGGGTCCACGTATCCCAGGGCGATCGACGAAAGCAGCTTCTTGTTCCCCGGAATTCCGAGCAGGTCCCGGATTTCCTTCGTGTATCTCCATACGCCGCCTATCCAGCAAGTTCCGAACTTCTTCTCCGTGGCCGCAAGGAGCACGTTCTGGACCGCGGCACCAACGCTCAGGATATGCGGAAGATCTTTCGAAAAAACTTCATCCACGAAAACGAGTATAGCGACCGGCGCCTTGAAAAAAGTGAACGTTCCCTCCAGCATGAAGGCTTCGAAGGTTTGCCCGTATGGAGCGAGGATTTTCACGATCTCTTCCCTGTTGCGGCTGCTTCGCGCGCCTGCTTTCCGCATCGCCTCGGATTCCGCCGGCGTTGCGGCATCGCCGAGGGTCATGGAAGGGATGAAATCCGTCTTCAGCAGATTGAACAGCATTTCGTCCATGGCCCGTTTTTTTTCGCCCATGACGGCGACGAACTCCCATATCTGGCTGTTGCCTTTCGAAGGAGCCCGGATCCCGGCTTCGATCAATTCGGTTATGTCTTCCCTCGAAACTTCACAGGTCGAAAAGGCCCGGCAGCTGTTCCTTTCCGCTATCGCTTCCGATAATTTCATGCTGCCTCTCCCCGGATTCTCATCTCCGTCCTTCCTTCGCGCAGTCCTTTCAGGCATGGAACTTTTCGAAGAGGCCGCGGGCCAGCATGTCGCCGGCGGCACGGGACCTTGCCGAAAGCCGGCGAAGCGATTCTTCGTCCAGCCATCCGAAGCCGTCACGAGCGGACAAGGTCGCCATCCTGATGCCCGGATCCATGGACCCGTCGATTTTCTGAGTTTCGGTCACTGACATATACGACAGGAGCTCAGCCGCTTCGTCGTCCAGATCCTTGGCCTGCAACCGCATGGAAAGATACCTGCTCAATTCGGCATGCCCGTAGAACAGGTTTTCCGCCGGCTCCGGCGGCCGCGTATCGAATGCAGTAGCATATGCCTTTTTCCCGTTCTCCATGGAGATGCCGGTCACCCGGTTGCGGATGAACACATGTTCGAGGCCGCGCGGAAGCCCCTGCCGGTATCCGATAAGCAGGAGCAGAAAAGGCATGGGACGCGATGCGCTGTCCGGGTCGTTCAGGCGGTTCTTTCCGAAGGCATCGATGATCTCCCCCGCTAAGCTTCGCGTTATGCCCGGCGGCAATCGTTCCAGGCAGGAAAAACATTCCGCAAGCGTTCTGCTTACAGCCGGCAGAAGCCCTCCTCTTGCCGTGACGATAAACCCGCCGCAAAGCGAATTGACCCTGACGATCGAGCAGTCGCAATCGGAATCGCCGAAAATATCGTTCGTCGCGAAAACGAATCCGTCCTTCGACATGATCCCCGTGTAAATCGAGCCCATCCGGATTCCGTCAGTGGTCGTGTTTATGATTCAAGTGATCGTGATGGGCGTGATCCTGTTCCGTAACGTGCCCATGCGGATGGCTGTGAAGCTCGCCGTCGTGGTAGTGAAGATGCTCATGGATCAGATTGACACTCAGGAGCAGGCGCTTGTCGGCCAGGATCTCCGCGGTATTGCCCCCGCCCGCCACCCTGTGGTCCTCTCCAATGACGACAACCCTGTCGCAGACTTTCTCCACTATCAGCAGATCGTGGCTGGCCATCACGATCGTTTTTCCCGCGGCGCGAACTTCCTGCAGGAGTTCCACCAGCCACGCCTGGGTCCTGGGGTCCAGCCCGTTCGTCGGCTCATCCAGCAGGAGAACGTCCGGGTTCACCGCGAGCGTGGAAGCGATTGCGACTTTCTTCTTCTCCCCCCCGCTCAAATGGTACGGAGCCCTGTCCCGCAGGCCTGCCATTTCCAGCATTTTCAGCAGGTCTTCGACCCTCTCCTCCACTTCCTCCTTCGGCAGACCAAGCTGGATCGGCCCGAAAGCGATCTCGTCCCACACGGTGGACGAGAAGAGCTGGATATCGGAATTCTGGAAGATGAGGCCCACGGACTTTCGGAAATACCTGTTGAACTCCTCGTCGTTTAGGCCTTCCTCCGTCAATTTCCTCCCCCGGAACATCACTTCCCCTTCCTGCGGAAAGGCAAGGCCGTCCAGAACGTGAAGCAGGCTGGATTTCCCCGAGCCGTTGGCGCCGAGAAGGGCGACGCTTTCCCTTTCGCCGACTTCGAGGCTGACGTTCCGAAGGGCGGGAAATTTTTCCAGGCAGGTGTAACTGACCCCCCTGACATCGAAGATGTTTTCCTTCATGCCGGCACCATGGTTTTCAAGAGATTCTCCCAGGGATAATTCCAGTCAGCCCGAAAGCCTGTTCAGGTAAACGGCAAGCATCGCCGCCAGTACCGAGAAACATGCCCAGCAGTAATCCGCCTTCCTCATCCTGAAGGTGTCGATGATCTTCACCTCGCGCGAATATCCCCTGGACTGCATCGCCGAATACACGTCCTCGCTGATCAGCAGGGACTTTGCCAGGACGATTCCCATCTGCGACGCCACCCATTTCTGACCTTCCTTCAGGCCGCCCTTCACGATGACCCTGCTCTTCTTGGCGAGATGGATGTCCTGGATGATCCGGAGAAGCAGGTGGATGTACCGGTAGGTCATGCCTATGATGAAGGTGAAGATCTGCGGCACGAATAACACTTTCAGCGCCTTGAGAAGATGCGACCACCTCGTCGTGAGCAGAAGGAGCACGACGAAGGAAACGGACGTGGCAACTCTCATGACGAAGACGGATGCCACGTTGATTCCCTGGCGGGTGATGGAAAGAGTGGCGGGAATCTTCAGGGGGCCGAGCCTCCAGGGAGAATCGAACTTCATCAAGGTGACGACGGCTTCTCCCGGAACGACGACATTGAAGAGCGCGGGCAGCGATATCACCCCTGCGAAAAGCGGAACGAAGAGCCAGACCCTCGTGATGAAAAAACCGACGGGGACCCTGGAGAAATGCGCGGCCAGCAGGATACCCGCATATATTCCCGCGATCAAAGTGAAATGACGCAGGAAACTCACCGTCACCACGAAGAGAAGGACGGAGAGGACCTTGACGCGAGGATCTATCCCCTGCAATATCCCGGGCTTCCGTGCGTATTCCTCGGAAAACAGCCC comes from the Deltaproteobacteria bacterium genome and includes:
- a CDS encoding nitroreductase, with the translated sequence MKLSEAIAERNSCRAFSTCEVSREDITELIEAGIRAPSKGNSQIWEFVAVMGEKKRAMDEMLFNLLKTDFIPSMTLGDAATPAESEAMRKAGARSSRNREEIVKILAPYGQTFEAFMLEGTFTFFKAPVAILVFVDEVFSKDLPHILSVGAAVQNVLLAATEKKFGTCWIGGVWRYTKEIRDLLGIPGNKKLLSSIALGYVDPYNPMSRYKSSRDDIGEFVRWIGFDKG
- a CDS encoding ATP-binding cassette domain-containing protein — protein: MKENIFDVRGVSYTCLEKFPALRNVSLEVGERESVALLGANGSGKSSLLHVLDGLAFPQEGEVMFRGRKLTEEGLNDEEFNRYFRKSVGLIFQNSDIQLFSSTVWDEIAFGPIQLGLPKEEVEERVEDLLKMLEMAGLRDRAPYHLSGGEKKKVAIASTLAVNPDVLLLDEPTNGLDPRTQAWLVELLQEVRAAGKTIVMASHDLLIVEKVCDRVVVIGEDHRVAGGGNTAEILADKRLLLSVNLIHEHLHYHDGELHSHPHGHVTEQDHAHHDHLNHKHDH
- a CDS encoding polysaccharide pyruvyl transferase family protein gives rise to the protein MKIFLIGWFGAGNAGDEAILVSELLFLRSRIREPEFHILSFDPEKTRKITAGMPEVKKILRMGSKSKAGKSDFSGINRAFNEADLVIIGGGGIFQDIYNRYPIPFFAAMAFLSRIKKKLLALYCVGIGPVRATWSGKLCRYAANAADFVSVRDEESESLLRAFGVTKEILVSADPVFLLEPAWNEKTLQAVKNIEGNADQRFVGVCVQELLPWDDSNKAVLAEVLDAVARESNARIVMLPMGAYRDGWTGRSGDKDTVDVAASKRLAARMESRVSILPMDLSPPELLGVIRKMDLVISMRLHGVIMGLAAAVPVIAMTYEEETKIRNLMYRVGREKYLFDVRRLDRNALVGAASDLLSESPGRRDILSEKLALMKSQAEKCNERMIETFLEKGLAC
- a CDS encoding M20 family metallopeptidase, with translation MTNRHHEMKDRLSVEIGRLREEMVEIARSIHENPEIGYKEYESSKKLVDLLVRNGFDVTRGIAGMETAFIACYPEHSAGPTVAFIAEYDALSGLGHGCAHNLIGTAGAGAAVGLSKVFGELRGRIAVVGCPAEEAGVDGAGGKVKLVESGCFDGIDAAICFHPMPLTTVGGETTALIGLEFEFLGKAVHAAGNPWDGINALDGVLQTFNAVNALRQHVRDDIRIHGIVTHGGDAPNIVPERAAARFFIRSSNSEALKDTVDKVKRCAQGAAMATGATLNINVFNNLYESMRSNATIAEAVSRNLERAGLRIEGRKKGRGSTDFGNVSRVVPSCELAVRLGDRIFPHTREFLHASNSEEGFRVMMLGAEIMAQTAMDLFAAPELLEKAKKEFRTEPG
- a CDS encoding DUF2723 domain-containing protein, producing MKGTPYTGSPAPAPHLRPHAAAGLVFALSFLFYLATLAPTVIWGDSAEFAIHAKRLHLDISADSHPLFVILGRLFSFLPFEPAYSLNLLTAVTASLAVSMVYLVVFELTGSVAASIAGASSLAVSHAFWLHAVITEVYDLNAFFITAIVLVLLKWRRMPEKHSLLYAAAFLFGLGLANHLIMALSIVGFFVFIALTDRRVLLSIRTAGFTILSFLIGNALMIHLLIGKLIAGRQAAAVANAAAGGAHKKAMFTVSLKVFHDFLMYLAYLFYQFPLAGIALGAFGITAVFRKNRDAGLLLSLLILINMAFFLTFGPGAARTTKYTFYIPDYAVFSIFIGCGFAALADYFRRKGYPGKPVCAVMLFLIVALPIFLYSVAPYASKKLSVDLLHARSIPYRDNEEFFLYPGKRGYTGAVRYADEALKTAGPGAIIIADHTLFTVLRYCQEIRGMGNDVKVLPSGSFAKRTPETTVAGNYGTRDIYLASMEKYYYRVRELRDEYDFVPVGVLFKVVKKPGKA
- the cbiQ gene encoding cobalt ECF transporter T component CbiQ, with the translated sequence MTLRWLHTNEGAGNACPHPRNGSRRKGFLDRTLEGVAAFFRDGLFSEEYARKPGILQGIDPRVKVLSVLLFVVTVSFLRHFTLIAGIYAGILLAAHFSRVPVGFFITRVWLFVPLFAGVISLPALFNVVVPGEAVVTLMKFDSPWRLGPLKIPATLSITRQGINVASVFVMRVATSVSFVVLLLLTTRWSHLLKALKVLFVPQIFTFIIGMTYRYIHLLLRIIQDIHLAKKSRVIVKGGLKEGQKWVASQMGIVLAKSLLISEDVYSAMQSRGYSREVKIIDTFRMRKADYCWACFSVLAAMLAVYLNRLSG
- a CDS encoding phenylacetate--CoA ligase family protein, whose translation is MVIDSIIKLKKLRENVGLGMPQLQEIQRRKLNALIRHACENVPYYRNLFREAGIKPDDVQSVEDLARVPITEKKVMRSLDRKEVLAANVDPKRCLAVFTSGSTGMPTHIYLTREDYECIDLVYLRSFLENGLSFLHKRAFILDPHSFDTRRRWYQSLGLARSVNISCFLEPEEQMRMLADARPDFIHGYPSSLGQVARLVAERGPRNGIRPAVVSTAAEVLHAKDRKRIAAAFGVMPFDRYAARECGNIAWECEKHNGYHINVDTLVVEFVKDNRHVMPGQRGDVVITNLHSYAMPFIRYRIGDLGVPSDKTCGCGRALPLMEIIEGRDEDFIVLKGGRRISPMMVTGTLDHIPGIRQFRVIQENADSVVAWISAGKGFKPDTAVRVEEKLKEILGNGIGIVCREVDDIPREPSGKVRAVISRLS